The proteins below come from a single Papaver somniferum cultivar HN1 chromosome 11, ASM357369v1, whole genome shotgun sequence genomic window:
- the LOC113324702 gene encoding EP1-like glycoprotein 2 — translation MYSSPLSFFSSSFVAESTVPSSKTFKFTNKGDFVIAYIVEYGAAIRALSLSSSPFQLCFYSTTPNAMARTTGNAYTLGLIMGDSSESPMMWVWDANRGNPVGENATLTFGADGNLVLADADGRIAWQTGTANKGVVGVKILPNGNIVLYDSRGKFIWQSFEHPSDTLLVGQSLHANGPDRISSRSSDADGSEGPYSLVLEKNRLNLYLKSKNLKKPLIYYTSDWLGTSEPMTRALFSSSPETEEAYAYELSFQFFAANSSAGTTILGRPKYNSTFSLLRLGSDGSLKIYTYYDKVLYGIGVWEVTFNLFDLITGNGGVSECKYPNKCGPLGVCEDEQCVACPTAKGLLGWTKKCAPPTQRKCDNTGKTNKVDYFKVVGVEHFMSDYSKGEGSLKLDDCRSKCSKDCRCLGFFYRQESSNCLLAPMLGTLNKVANTSHVAYIKL, via the coding sequence ATTCATCACCACTCTCATTCTTTTCATCATCTTTTGTTGCCGAGTCCACTGTACCTTCTTCAAAGACCTTCAAATTCACAAATAAAGGAGATTTCGTCATAGCGTACATCGTCGAATATGGTGCCGCTATCCGTGCTCTCTCTTTGTCCAGTTCTCCTTTCCAACTTTGTTTTTATAGCACCACTCCTAATGCAATGGCTAGAACCACTGGTAATGCATATACACTTGGTTTGATAATGGGAGATTCTTCAGAGTCCCCCATGATGTGGGTCTGGGATGCTAACCGTGGAAATCCGGTTGGTGAAAATGCCACCTTGACCTTTGGTGCAGATGGTAACCTTGTATTAGCTGATGCAGATGGTCGAATAGCTTGGCAGACTGGTACTGCTAATAAAGGTGTTGTGGGTGTTAAGATCTTACCGAACGGCAATATTGTGCTTTATGATAGTCGTGGAAAATTTATCTGGCAGAGTTTTGAGCATCCAAGTGACACCCTTTTGGTTGGCCAGAGTTTACATGCAAATGGTCCGGATCGCATAAGCAGCCGTTCTTCTGATGCTGATGGATCTGAGGGTCCCTATAGTCTTGTTTTAGAAAAGAACAGACTGAACCTATATCTTAAGAGTAAAAACCTCAAGAAACCATTAATTTATTACACTTCTGACTGGCTTGGAACCAGTGAACCAATGACTCGAGCCTTGTTCAGCAGCTCACCAGAAACGGAAGAAGCTTATGCATATGAGTTATCATTTCAGTTTTTTGCAGCTAATTCTTCAGCAGGAACAACAATCTTGGGAAGACCCAAATACAATAGTACATTTTCCTTGCTCCGATTAGGATCTGATGGCAGCCTGAAGATCTATACATATTACGACAAAGTTTTATACGGTATCGGTGTTTGGGAAGTGACGTTTAATTTGTTTGACTTGATAACCGGAAACGGAGGTGTAAGCGAGTGTAAGTACCCGAACAAGTGTGGACCTTTAGGTGTATGTGAGGATGAACAGTGTGTTGCGTGTCCAACGGCTAAGGGATTATTAGGGTGGACCAAGAAATGTGCACCTCCAACACAGCGTAAATGTGATAATACTGGTAAGACCAACAAAGTGGATTATTTCAAGGTCGTGGGTGTTGAACATTTCATGAGCGATTATAGCAAAGGAGAAGGATCTTTGAAATTGGATGACTGTAGAAGCAAGTGTAGTAAAGATTGTAGGTGTTTAGGCTTTTTCTACAGACAAGAATCTTCAAATTGCTTGTTAGCTCCGATGTTGGGAACATTAAACAAAGTAGCTAACACTTCTCATGTAGCTTACATTAAACTTTAA